In Maridesulfovibrio sp., a single genomic region encodes these proteins:
- a CDS encoding NAD(P)H-dependent oxidoreductase, translating into MSDRTKPEDKKTAVSLERRDFLKAGVVMAAAPFLAGMGSAVLPSEALAAAGGKSGRKVLVISASPRENSNSEALCDEFMRGALESGHEVEKIRLADKKINYCTGCLACVSDPGECSQDDDMTGIYQKMIAADIIVLGTPVYFHVMNGQMKVFIDRVCPVYTMIRNKDFYYAVSCAGGDAQVESSVNSLKIFTRSFSGAREKGIMSVTGAWEGGAAQWSPSFKEAYTMGLNS; encoded by the coding sequence ATGTCTGATAGAACAAAACCGGAAGATAAAAAAACTGCTGTTTCGCTTGAGCGGCGGGACTTCCTCAAGGCAGGAGTCGTTATGGCTGCCGCTCCTTTCCTCGCAGGGATGGGGAGCGCGGTCCTTCCTTCGGAAGCCCTGGCAGCGGCAGGCGGCAAGTCCGGCAGAAAGGTGCTGGTTATTTCGGCCAGTCCGCGAGAGAACAGCAATTCCGAAGCGCTTTGCGATGAATTCATGCGGGGAGCGCTTGAGTCCGGTCATGAGGTCGAAAAAATCCGTCTGGCAGATAAGAAAATCAACTACTGCACCGGATGCCTGGCTTGTGTCAGTGATCCCGGTGAATGCAGCCAGGATGATGATATGACCGGGATTTATCAGAAGATGATAGCTGCTGACATTATTGTGCTCGGCACCCCGGTCTATTTTCATGTAATGAACGGCCAGATGAAAGTTTTTATCGACAGAGTCTGCCCCGTTTATACCATGATCCGTAACAAGGATTTCTACTACGCGGTATCCTGCGCCGGAGGCGATGCGCAGGTGGAAAGTTCGGTGAACAGCCTGAAAATATTCACCAGAAGTTTCAGCGGAGCCAGAGAGAAGGGTATAATGTCCGTTACCGGGGCATGGGAAGGCGGCGCAGCCCAGTGGAGTCCCTCCTTCAAGGAGGCGTACACCATGGGGTTGAATTCCTGA
- a CDS encoding TRAP transporter large permease has product MEFILILVLFFILMIMGAPIGTSLGVSAVATIIYFDLGAEMLGVNFASGIASFPLLAIPFFVLAGVILQRAGIAAHIASFFELLVGRATGGLSIVAVLTCMFWGAMSGSGPATTAAVGMILMAPMLRNGYGKAFAGATIANASDLSIIIPPSIAFIIYGNITSVSVSALFVAGIIPGLLTGLGTILVAWYISRKRGYRGLSKRGTFSELMTALRKSFWALLAPVVILGGIYTGIFTPTEAAVVAVFYSLFVAVVIYRSIGWRDLMEILVDSAVTSSVIMFIVAFAGIFTWAASVTGVIDTLADLIIKVSPNAIVMIILVNLLLFALGMLLDAISISYLVMPILIPVLSAFKIDPVFYGVIFISALAIGQATPPVGVNLFTAANLAGCEVDEIAKEAIPYVAMDFIVLIILSCLPVLSLYLPIWAGLYTP; this is encoded by the coding sequence ATGGAATTCATACTTATCCTGGTCCTGTTTTTCATACTCATGATCATGGGGGCCCCCATCGGCACATCTCTCGGGGTAAGTGCTGTGGCCACCATCATCTACTTCGATCTGGGAGCCGAGATGCTCGGGGTGAACTTCGCCTCGGGCATAGCATCCTTTCCGCTGCTGGCCATTCCTTTTTTCGTCCTTGCCGGAGTTATCCTGCAGCGGGCGGGAATCGCGGCCCACATAGCCTCATTTTTTGAACTGCTGGTAGGCAGGGCCACCGGGGGACTTTCCATCGTTGCAGTGCTTACCTGCATGTTCTGGGGAGCAATGTCCGGCTCCGGACCGGCTACAACCGCCGCAGTAGGAATGATCCTGATGGCCCCCATGCTCAGAAACGGATACGGAAAGGCCTTTGCAGGTGCGACAATCGCCAATGCTTCGGACCTTTCAATCATCATCCCGCCGTCCATCGCCTTCATTATTTACGGCAACATAACTTCCGTTTCCGTTTCAGCCCTCTTCGTTGCCGGAATTATCCCCGGACTCCTCACCGGGCTGGGCACCATTCTGGTGGCCTGGTACATCTCCCGCAAGCGCGGGTACAGGGGCTTAAGCAAGCGCGGGACTTTTTCGGAACTGATGACAGCCCTCAGAAAATCGTTCTGGGCCCTGCTGGCTCCCGTTGTAATTCTGGGCGGCATATACACCGGCATATTCACTCCGACCGAAGCTGCCGTTGTGGCTGTGTTTTACAGCCTGTTCGTGGCGGTGGTAATCTACAGGTCCATCGGGTGGCGGGACCTCATGGAAATTCTCGTTGATTCCGCAGTGACCAGTTCGGTAATCATGTTCATTGTCGCCTTTGCAGGTATTTTCACCTGGGCAGCCTCCGTAACCGGGGTTATCGATACCCTTGCCGACCTTATTATCAAGGTTTCCCCGAATGCAATCGTCATGATCATTCTGGTCAACCTGCTCCTGTTCGCTCTGGGAATGCTGCTTGACGCTATATCAATATCCTATCTGGTCATGCCGATTCTTATTCCGGTACTGTCAGCTTTCAAGATCGACCCGGTTTTCTACGGAGTAATATTCATCTCCGCACTGGCGATAGGACAGGCCACCCCGCCGGTAGGAGTCAACCTGTTCACCGCCGCAAACCTGGCCGGATGCGAAGTGGATGAGATAGCCAAGGAAGCCATCCCGTATGTGGCCATGGATTTCATAGTGCTGATCATTCTCTCCTGCCTGCCGGTTCTTTCACTCTACCTGCCCATCTGGGCCGGACTGTACACACCGTAG
- a CDS encoding DctP family TRAP transporter solute-binding subunit, which translates to MFNFNKMFKTALVLVAAAMMLTAVTANAAKFKKEYKMQVTVGPKLYWGMGAAKFAELVKEKTHGQINVKPYFGSALLKGAQLKSSQMVAKGVIDCAMDSTINISPVIPETNIFHLPFFLNDFESMDKVKYGEAGKAIFKAMEKKRLQPLAWAENGFRQLTNSKVLVKKPEDMKGLRIRVVGNPLFIDTFRQLGADPVNMNWGDAVAGFQQGVVDGQENPVGVLIPIQIYQYHKYATMWNYLADPLIIYWNQREWKAFPKEIQDQIMEAAQEAGRFETALSRAGLDGDKSLKILKDEFNYTMEVPDPIAFMESKGMEVHSLTPEELKAFEQATLPVYDKWIKEIGPDVYEKAKADMGR; encoded by the coding sequence ATGTTTAATTTCAATAAAATGTTCAAGACAGCGCTTGTCCTCGTTGCTGCGGCCATGATGCTTACCGCCGTGACCGCCAATGCTGCAAAGTTCAAAAAAGAATACAAAATGCAGGTTACTGTCGGCCCCAAACTGTACTGGGGGATGGGTGCCGCCAAATTCGCGGAACTGGTCAAGGAAAAAACCCACGGCCAGATCAACGTCAAGCCCTACTTCGGCTCCGCACTGCTCAAGGGAGCACAGCTCAAGAGTTCCCAGATGGTCGCCAAAGGCGTAATCGACTGCGCAATGGATTCCACCATCAACATCAGCCCGGTTATTCCCGAAACCAATATTTTCCACCTGCCCTTCTTCCTTAATGATTTTGAATCAATGGACAAGGTCAAATACGGAGAAGCCGGTAAAGCCATCTTCAAGGCCATGGAGAAAAAACGTCTGCAGCCTCTGGCCTGGGCAGAAAACGGATTCCGCCAGCTGACCAACTCCAAGGTTCTTGTAAAAAAACCGGAAGACATGAAAGGACTTCGCATCCGCGTTGTCGGCAACCCCCTGTTTATCGATACATTCCGCCAGCTCGGAGCGGACCCGGTAAACATGAACTGGGGTGACGCCGTTGCCGGTTTCCAGCAGGGCGTTGTGGACGGACAGGAAAACCCCGTGGGTGTTCTGATTCCTATCCAGATCTACCAGTACCACAAGTACGCAACCATGTGGAACTACCTGGCCGACCCGCTCATCATTTACTGGAACCAGCGCGAATGGAAGGCCTTCCCCAAAGAGATTCAGGACCAGATCATGGAAGCTGCCCAGGAAGCCGGAAGATTTGAAACAGCACTGAGCAGAGCCGGACTGGACGGCGACAAGTCCCTGAAAATCCTCAAAGACGAATTCAACTACACAATGGAAGTTCCCGACCCCATCGCCTTCATGGAAAGTAAAGGCATGGAAGTTCACTCTCTTACTCCCGAAGAGTTGAAGGCATTCGAACAAGCCACCCTGCCGGTATACGATAAGTGGATCAAGGAAATTGGTCCTGATGTCTACGAAAAGGCCAAAGCCGATATGGGTCGTTAG
- a CDS encoding TRAP transporter small permease — translation MKKLLFGFRLDHWLVAICMAVMVLIAFINVLSRYIFHFSLAATEEITINLFVWVTIIGIGIAFERSEHLGMVTFFNRFPKKMQKASVLIYSLLAAGLFLVLNWFMIQAIYDEITLFQARSASLNIPVWIYYAGLPVFSVFIFRGIYRDAVNKLTDREAEE, via the coding sequence GTGAAAAAGTTATTGTTTGGTTTTCGGCTTGATCACTGGCTGGTTGCCATCTGCATGGCCGTCATGGTGCTGATCGCGTTCATCAATGTCCTGAGCCGTTACATTTTCCATTTTTCATTAGCCGCGACAGAAGAAATCACAATCAACCTTTTTGTCTGGGTAACCATAATCGGCATAGGCATTGCTTTTGAACGCAGCGAACATCTTGGCATGGTGACCTTCTTCAACCGCTTTCCCAAGAAAATGCAGAAAGCCTCGGTCCTGATCTATTCCCTGCTGGCAGCCGGACTGTTTCTGGTGCTCAACTGGTTTATGATTCAGGCCATCTATGATGAGATAACCCTGTTTCAGGCCCGGTCTGCATCCCTGAACATTCCTGTCTGGATATACTATGCCGGACTGCCTGTCTTTTCCGTATTTATTTTCAGGGGGATATATCGGGATGCTGTAAACAAGCTGACCGACCGGGAGGCGGAAGAATAA